In Bacillota bacterium, a single genomic region encodes these proteins:
- a CDS encoding stage V sporulation protein R, with amino-acid sequence AELDVYYLERTLPHVYKLWGRPVYLETVLDSKKVLFSYSGEKVSKKFV; translated from the coding sequence GTGCAGAGCTAGACGTCTACTACCTCGAACGCACCCTACCACATGTGTATAAATTGTGGGGAAGACCGGTATATTTGGAAACAGTGCTGGACAGCAAAAAGGTGCTCTTCAGCTACAGTGGCGAAAAAGTAAGCAAGAAGTTTGTTTAG